The following DNA comes from Heptranchias perlo isolate sHepPer1 chromosome 42, sHepPer1.hap1, whole genome shotgun sequence.
agacagacattcctcaccccccccactgggtatagtcacagacagacattccccccccccacagggtatAGTCGCAGAcagacaccccctccccacagggTATAGTCACACCCAGACACTCTCCACCGTGCAGAGTCACACCCAGACACCCTACACTGCACACAGTCACACCCAGACATTCTCCACCGTACACAGCACACCCTGAGACCCTCCACcacatgctgtacctgctctgggagtgtttgatgggaccgtgtagagggagctttactctgtatctaaccccctgtacctgccctgggagtgtttgatgggacagtgtagagggagctttactctgtatctaaccccctgtacctgccctgggagtgtttgacgggacagtgtagagggaatgtGATTttccttgatgctgacactgggtgggggggtgtagtgtgatTTTGAAACGGATTCTGTGCCATCATACCGATATACCCAAActtgatgaacacaaaattcaTAATCGCCAAAAAGCAATGGTGTGCAATGAGAGGTGAAATGAAACATGGGGGGGCCGGGGGGGCTCACTTTTATCGATCTCAGATGCACTTTACAAAGTCCACAGTGTGCTGCGGCCACTGCTTGCATTCTCTTAGCAACACCGTGCGCTCCCCTGAGTACCTGACGACAAGTAGCCCAGTGAGTTAATCCGCAGGAGTCAATGATTGTTTGCACCGAAGGTTACAAATGTTTGCTGTGAAGTGCAATGGCTTCTGATAAGAGCCGCTGAGTGTTTTTCTGATGCCCATGCATGACTGAGCCCGCGATTCCTTGCCAAACTACTGCCGCAGTTTGCATGAAATCTccaattttaaatgtaaaatcTCGCACAGGGAGCAAAAGCAATGCTTTGCCAATGAGTTGCAAGAATGGCTGGCCTTATATATCCCTTGAATATCTGTCCACTGTAGAGCTAATAAGTGAGATGTTTTTCCCCATCTCCCCGGCCCACCAAACCCCCCATCTCCTTCCAGTGTACTTGTCAGCTCTTCAGGGTTACCAGGATGTAAATGCAGCTCATTTCTTACTGGTTTCCTCTGAACTTCCGTTTTAGGTTTAAGCCAGAATTAAAACCCCAGCAAGCTGAGAGCCTTTCTAACGGCGACTCGGGGCAgtagttcctttttgaaaacgaAAACTGCGTCGAAAAGTGTCCGAGCGACCGAAGGTCAGTTAttgactgaatcaatgggattgtGTAGTCTATTCATTGTTCTGGAGGCTGCCCTGGCCATTGGTGTGATTGGCATGAACCTGCTGGTGTGCGCGACTGTGTACTTGCACCGCGAGCTCAGGACGCTGACCAACTACCTGATCGTCTGCCTAGCCCTGGCGGACCTCAGCGTGGGGGCCCTGGCCGTTCCCTGCTCCATCTTGCTCAGCCTGGACCTCACCGTTTGCTTCTACGGCTGCCTCTTCATGGCCTGTTGCCCGCTGATCACAACGCAGTTCTCCGTCTTCGTGCTGCTGGCCATCGCCGTCAATACCCACCTCAAAATCCGACAGCCCAGCAGGTAAACTACCattttatctcatcgctgtttgtgggagcttgctgtgcgctaattggctgccgcctttcctacattacaacagtgactacacttcaaaaagtacttcattggctgtaaagggctttgagacatcctgaggtcgtgaaaggcgctatataaatgcaagttcgttctttatttctttccatGCTATCTCATATTTCTCTGAAGAGTCTCGAAACATTTCAGTCACTGTGAGTTCCTGTGTTAAAACACTGCAGCAAAGTCCCATGAACAGCAGTGATCAGCACGACCGAGTAATTTGTTTTACCTTTGCGGTGTtgtgttgagggaggaatggtggTCCAAGGCATTGGGAGAACCCCCCaaatcttcttccaatagtgctgtGGGAAGTTTAATATCcaccctgaacaggcagacggagcctcagtttaatccaAAGACATCACCCCTTGCTTCCATcttttgcatagaattacattgaattttacacacagaaacaggccattcggcccaactggtctatcccagtgtttatgctccacacgagcctcctccctccctacttcatctcaccctatcaccatatccttctattcctttctccctcatgtgtttatccagcttccccctaaatgcatctgtgctttaaTCCTACAAAAGCGTTCAAGTAACCCAGATTGTTGAatagtggaattaaaaataacaaATCTGTTTAGTTATATAACGTACGTCAAAAATCCAACAGTGTAGCAACATTTAATAGCAGGCAGGGGTTTATCGTGCTTCATTTTAAAGGTTTCTATTTAATTCACAAGAGTTTACATGTTTTCTTGAGTTATGCAATATCACATCCATTGAGTATTCCAGCAAATATACACAATGAGGATCCTTGCATAATTTTTAaagaaattaattcttgggataggaacataggaacaggagtaggccattcagcccctcatgccagctccgccatttgataagatcatggctgatctgtgatctaactccacatacccgcctttggcccatatcccttaataccttttgttgCCAAATATGCTGAGGTTGGGGCTAATCTACCTTGTTGAAGCAGAATAGGTGTCGGCCATgggtcagtgggcagcactctcacttttgggtcagaaggtcgtgggttcgaacccccactccagagacctgagcacaaaatccaggctgacactccccagtgccagtactgagggcgtgctgcactgtcggaggcgccgtctttcggatgcgaccttaaaccgagggccccatctgccccctctcaggtggacgtaaaagacctaATGTCActatattgaagaagagcagggggggggagatctccctggtgtcctgggccaatatttattcctcaaacagCATCACTTAAAACAGATCATCCAGTCTTTTtcccattattgtttgtgggatcttgctgtgcgaaaattggctgcagcattttccTGCATTACAGCAGTGGCCACACACACCTcagaaagtatttaattggctgtaaagcgctttgggacgtcctgaggttgtgaaaggtgtgatGGAAATGCAAGTTTATCTTTcttttatagagggagctttagtctgtcaGTGCTACACCCGACCGGTACTGGATGTCCAATGGGAAGCCTTCCATTGCCCCAGCATCTAATAACTGGTATTGtttaattttctctccttcctcagatACAGCCTGCTGGTGACAAAGAAGCGCATCACCATGGCGATCTCCCTGTGCTGGATCTCGGCGCTGATCATTGGGTTCGCCCCGGTGATGGGATGGAACGGCTTTCACTCTTTTCTCGACTCGACACCCAACATCACACTCCCCGTGGAAAGAGCCAGCCTGGGCCAAAGGATCTCTCTCGTCGGCTTCTTCCCCCAACCCTTCGACATCCCCCAACCGGCCAATCGCAGCTGGCGGGTGACTTGCTCATTCCGCGGCGTCATCTCCTTCAACTACATGGTGTACTTCATGTTTTTCTGCTGCACGCTGCTGCCCCTCGCGGCCATGTGCGGGATTTACACCGACTCGTTCAGGATCGTCCGAAGGTACTTCAACAATCAGCAGTTCAGGTCGGCCAAACGCAGCGAGATGCAGACCGCCAAGGCGCTCTTCTTGATGGTGGGCCTCTTCTTCTTTTGTTGGATGCCGCTCAACGTGGTCAACAGCCTGTCCTTCTTCTGCCCCAGTTGCAGCCTGCCCTCTTGGCTGGGAGACTTTGTCGTCATCCTCTCACACCTGAACTCACTCGCCAATCCCATGGTGTACGCCTTGAGGAAAAGGGATTTTGGGGCCGCTTTAAAAGCCGTCTTTGTCCGTTATGTCCTTTGTGCCTTAAAGTACCAGTCCTGTGTCTCCAGTTCCAAAGTCGCCCCTGTATCCCTTGTTACAAGGCCGTAGCCATTGAGACGTGTCGGAGGTCGTGGCTGATAAGGAGCCAGGGCTGAATATTGGACTGTTGGGGGCTGAGATGGTGCTCGTGCCTGTCTAGAACCTATTCTGGTCACACAAGGCATCAGAGGACATAAGAGTACAGTAGCCCTGATTTAGATGCTTACAATCCCATGCAAGATGTAGATGTACTAGCAATAACTTAGACCCCAAGTACCAAATGGTGGAGGTGAAATCGACAGCTCGTTCCACCCCGCGGTATAAAACGGGcaaggaccagttgggccgaatggcctgtttctgtgctgtaaattcgctATCGCCTGTTTAGCACTACTGCTGAAGACCAATTCCACCCCCTGATGTGTTTGCAACATCTGTCACCATGTGATCTGTGCAGGGATTGGACTGAGCATTTCACTgttgggagggaaggagagaatatTAGAAttgcatcgaatttacagcacggaaacaggccattcggcccaaccggtgttTCTGTTCCacaacttcatctcaccctatcaacatttccttctattcctttctcccttatatgCTTACCTGGCttcgccttaaatgcatctaggcTATAGAGGGAACATCTCTGTCACTGAGATGAGTGCCTTTGACAGATGCATGGCAGAGACTGGCTCCCTGCCCATCCTCTTGGTTAGGGAATGATACCTCAGGTGGGAAAGGGAGAACCTAAAACATGTGACATAAtctccatggttttttattttttttgaccAATTTCTTTCCGTTCCCTCCCCTCCCAAAGGCGTTGTTTTCTTGCTGGATCGTGAGGGTAAATACTCTGCTAGCATGCTCCTGGCGCACGTTCCCTCGCCTGCCAGGAGTGGATATCGGAAAATCCTGTGCGCACAACCCCCCAACTTTCCATCCGTTAAAAATAATGGGCATAAAATCACGGTCTGATTTCAGAAATCTGCTCCCGACAGGTGAGGCTCTTCATTGGGAGCACGCAGGTGGGGAACTTACCTTATGGATAACAGACACCCTCAGCATCTCGTTCAAATGGCTGTTCTTTGCCTGTTGTCCTTAACACCAGTAATTCAACCATGGGGTGAACCACAGCCCAATCTTTGTTCACAAAGGTGAAGCTTCCAccaataacaacaatttgcatttatatagcgcctttaaagtagtaaaaggtcccaaggcgcttcataggggTGCAATCTGACAAAGTTGgataccgagccacacaaggagatattaggacaggtaaccaaaagcttggtcaaagaggtaggttttaaggagcgtcttaaaggaggagagagagaggcggagaggtttagggagggaattccagagcttagggcccaggcagctgaaggcacggccgccaatggtggggcgatggaaatcgggggatgaccacgaggccagatttggaggagcgcagagatcttggtgggttgtggagctggaggaggttacagagatacggagggtgggcaaggaggccatggagggatttgaagaagacaaggatgagaattgtaagaAAATGGAGGttggcgagcacaggggtgatgggtgaacgggactcggtgcgagttaggatacagaaagaaagaacttgcatttatataggtgggacatcaggatgtcccaaagagctttacagacaatgaaacacttgtacttttgaagtgtagtcactgttgtaatgtaggaaacactgcagccaatttgcacacagcaagctcccacaaacagcaatgtgatagtgaccagataatttgttttttagtgatgttggttgagggacaaatattggccccaggacgccAGTAGTGGAGGGGggggaactcccatgctcttctttgaaatagtggctatgggaacttttatgtccacctgagaaggcagatggggtcttggtttagcgtctcatccaaaagacagcacttccaacactccctcagcactgcgctggagcatcagcctagatttctgTGCTCGAGTTTCTCCAGAAGGGGCTTGAGCCCATGTCCTCCCGACTcagaaggcaagagtgctacgcgcagagccacggctgacaacatGCAGGAAAGACAATCTAACAAGTGTCAACAGAAATCTCCCGGTGCCCTTGCCTGTACAATGAATGTGTTTGATGTTGTTAATCATTCCATGTAAACCATAATCAGCCATTATGAGAACTGTGATACACTTCATTGCTGTACCTGTGAAGATTAAATTGAGTAAACGTCACCACATCGTTTTTCCACTTGTTTTAAGCTAGAAAATGGAAGCCAAGCGTTGGCTATCCTACATCAGCAATGACTGCTGCGTTCCATTACTCCACGTGCAGTTGCTCGGTACCTGTCACAATTCggggattttttgaccattttctcACGGGAGAAACTTGAATGCAAACACATTCGAAATGCAttttgaggagaaggagcagagaaaAGCCTTTCGGGACAGTCCCGTGCTGACTGGTGCACGCAGAGGCAGACAGGAGGGGATTTAAATGTGAGGTGGGAAGTTGTTTAGCACAGAAAGCAAGCGATGGCCAACTCATCCCTAACACCAAGACGACACatcttacaccatcatcccttttgtcattgagtctctttccctccaccctatcacagacccttcccttctgttctttcctctcctcccccttcctcccccagctttccctggctctgtacttgcttaaaaactcttAACTATTTAacatccagttctgacgaaaggtcttcgacctgaaacgttaactctgtttctttctccgcagatgctgcctcacttgctgagctgctccagcattttctgtttttattctcaaGTTGACATCTGGCGCCCTGATGTTGACAAACCCTTTTAATCTTTACTCGTCTGTGAAGAAaggtttttaaagaaagaaagaacttgcatttatatagcgcctttcactacctcaggacatcccaaagtgctttacagccaatgaagtacttttcgaagtgtagtcactgttgtaatgtaggaaatgcagcagccaatttgtgcacagcaagatcccacaaacagcaacgaccagacataatttgtttttagtgctgttggttgagggattaacattggccccaggacaccggggagaactcccttgcttttcttcaaatagtgccgtgggatctttaacgcccacctgagagggcaggtttaacatttaatccgaaagacggcaccttcgccagtgcagcactccctcagtactggcaccgggagtgtcatcctggattatgtgggtcaagtctctggagtgggcccaATTTCTTagtcaaaactgctcactactccaggatcacctTACAGAGCAAAGGTAACCTGGGCTCCTTTTGTCCATGACCAACAGCCTCCTTAATCTCCCCTACCCTCAATTCGAACAACAGGCATGAGAAGCTCATGGACTCCTTTGTCGTTAAGATTGAGACtaaccattcagctgcctctgctgctttcccCCCTTTCCTTTGCCTACCAAACCAAACCTCCCACCCAGGCTCCTCCCTGCCCTAGTGTTGAACCCCCATGTCTCTCTAGATTCTTtcccttttcccctctcccccatggcCCCTCATTGCtcaccttgtccatgagacccacctcctgttcctttgactccattcccactaaactgctgcgatgtggagatgccggtgatggactggggttgacaaatgtaaggagtctttcaacaccaggttatagtccaacagttttatttgaaaatcacaagctttcggaggctttctccttcgtcaggtgaagtgtgggattccttgaaggttaccgcatttatagtcagagaataatacctggtgattacagataatctttccaactgcccgttgtcaaggcaatcaaagtgttcagacagagagatgttacatacaggaccaccgaatatacaaacggccagaacataagacagagagagagagagagagagaaacatccaaaaggaagagaaagagagagaatgacccgttgtattaaaaacagataactttttttcgctggtggggttacgtgtagcatgaccactaaactgctgaccacccaacctccCCTCCTGGCGCCCATgtgagctgacattgtaaatggttccctttctCTCGGGTACTTTCCAAACC
Coding sequences within:
- the LOC137306146 gene encoding adenosine receptor A2b-like; the encoded protein is MTINGFVYLNEGGFSSGFAGIAGIWRDMESKLRAFLTATRGSSSFLKTKTASKSVRATEGQLLTESMGLCSLFIVLEAALAIGVIGMNLLVCATVYLHRELRTLTNYLIVCLALADLSVGALAVPCSILLSLDLTVCFYGCLFMACCPLITTQFSVFVLLAIAVNTHLKIRQPSRYSLLVTKKRITMAISLCWISALIIGFAPVMGWNGFHSFLDSTPNITLPVERASLGQRISLVGFFPQPFDIPQPANRSWRVTCSFRGVISFNYMVYFMFFCCTLLPLAAMCGIYTDSFRIVRRYFNNQQFRSAKRSEMQTAKALFLMVGLFFFCWMPLNVVNSLSFFCPSCSLPSWLGDFVVILSHLNSLANPMVYALRKRDFGAALKAVFVRYVLCALKYQSCVSSSKVAPMLPHLLSCSSIFCFYSQVDIWRPDVDKPF